The following are encoded in a window of Nocardioides houyundeii genomic DNA:
- a CDS encoding CPBP family intramembrane glutamic endopeptidase has translation MSNSAPGSRQAPQAPEELGYHQLHRGGPRGVWRPVVGVLAVALGTFLVAPLFWSTAFALGYALAGEPVAESMAALTDTDHATPATLAFLNLALASAIPLVWVVSRTLHGLRPRWLSSVGPGLRMRYFLVCLGLAFLALVATLVVAAALPTPDASSEVSESVNDFTTTTRDFLLVVLFLTPLQAAGEEYLFRGYLTQAFGGLFASRALAVLLPALLFALAHGGQDPPVFFDRFAFGVVAGILVIATGGLEAAIAMHVLNNFVAFGLALAFSDIGTALTPTGGSWWSLPSTLTQSLVYLALAFWAARRMGLRTTVEGGVLVAPPGRVYRFASVPKGA, from the coding sequence GTGAGCAACAGCGCACCCGGGTCCAGGCAGGCACCGCAGGCACCAGAGGAGCTCGGCTACCACCAGCTGCACCGGGGTGGCCCCCGGGGCGTGTGGCGGCCCGTCGTGGGGGTGCTGGCGGTCGCCCTGGGGACGTTCCTCGTGGCACCGCTGTTCTGGTCCACCGCGTTCGCGCTGGGATATGCGCTGGCCGGTGAGCCGGTGGCGGAGTCGATGGCCGCCCTCACCGACACCGACCACGCGACCCCGGCCACCTTGGCGTTCCTGAACCTGGCGCTGGCCAGCGCCATCCCGCTGGTGTGGGTGGTGAGCAGGACGCTGCACGGGCTCCGTCCCCGCTGGCTGTCCTCGGTGGGTCCGGGGCTGCGCATGCGGTACTTCCTGGTCTGCTTGGGCCTGGCGTTCCTGGCCCTGGTGGCCACCCTGGTCGTCGCCGCGGCGCTGCCCACGCCCGACGCCTCGAGCGAGGTCAGCGAGAGCGTGAACGACTTCACCACCACCACGCGGGACTTCCTGCTCGTGGTGCTCTTCCTCACCCCGTTGCAGGCCGCCGGTGAGGAGTACCTGTTCCGGGGCTACCTGACCCAGGCCTTCGGCGGGCTGTTCGCCTCCCGGGCGCTGGCGGTGCTGCTGCCCGCCCTGCTGTTCGCCCTGGCACACGGCGGCCAGGACCCGCCGGTCTTCTTCGACAGGTTCGCCTTCGGGGTCGTGGCCGGGATCCTGGTGATCGCCACGGGCGGGCTGGAGGCGGCGATCGCCATGCACGTGCTGAACAACTTCGTGGCGTTCGGGCTGGCGCTGGCCTTCAGCGACATCGGCACCGCGCTGACCCCCACCGGAGGGTCCTGGTGGAGCCTGCCGAGCACCCTCACCCAGTCGCTGGTCTACCTCGCGCTGGCGTTCTGGGCCGCCCGTCGGATGGGGCTGAGAACCACGGTGGAGGGGGGCGTTTTGGTGGCTCCGCCCGGCCGCGTGTATCGTTTCGCCTCGGTTCCGAAAGGCGCCTAA